The following nucleotide sequence is from Saimiri boliviensis isolate mSaiBol1 chromosome 6, mSaiBol1.pri, whole genome shotgun sequence.
GCCCTGGGGCGACAGCACAGAAAACCTCACAATTCTCCAGACACGTAGATACAGctatgccttggcctcctggctTGCAGATAATCTCTCTGAATTTCTAAAACATGACCCCTACTAAAGGCGTGGAAAATCTGTGGGTTTTTCCCCCCTAGGTTGATTCTCCAAACTCTCTCCCCTGGAGTTGCAGAAAGTCCTTCACCCTATTTAAGTGCCCTACTGTATATGGGTTCTGTGGAGCAGTCAcaaagagaggggaagaaaatcAGACAAAGAAGAGCTGCATAAGAAATGGAtgtagacgcctgtaatcccagcactttgggaggctgaggcgggcggatcacgaggttaggagattgagaccattctgtccaaaatggtgaaaccctgtctctactaaaaatacaaaaattagctgggtgtggtggtgcgtgcctgtagtcccagctactcaggaggtggaggcaggagaactgcttgaacccgggaggtggaggttgcagtgagctaagatcgtgtcactgcactccagcctggcgcctgacgacagagcaagactctgtctcaaaaaaaaaaaaaaaaaaagaaaagaaaaagaaaagaaaaaaagaaaaagaaaaagaaatggatgtAGGACAAGAAGGGAGTTGCATAAGAAATGGACGTAAGACAAATGCAAATCTTTtaggctggggtgtgtgtgtgtgtgtgtgtgtgtgtgtgtgtgtgtgtgtttgaggttTTTTCTCCCCCATAGAAAATATAGGTGATTCAGCTGtaagaaattctatttctaagACTGCAGTAAACTATCACACCTGTAGGCTTTTATTCTTTACAGACGACTCTGTAAAATCAAAGGCAGCAAATCAGAATTTGGTGTGGTTTAGAGGGAATGCAACCACAGATTTCAGCCAAGAGGGAAAAGCTCAATTATACCATTCTTTACATGCCCAGTCTTGTACTCTGAAAGCCCCATGTAAGTGAAATGTGATCCACGATCATGGCCAGGGCAGAGGAAACATAAGCTGCAAGCCCCTGCATTATGCATAGTGAATATACTTTACGGTGTTGGTGCTGGAACAGCAGGTCTGATACCAGCTTGCCTGACGGCATGATGAGCAAGTATTTCTGAGTGATGTCATTACCTTTCAGGGACTGTATTTGACTCAGGAACTGGCTGAATCCATTTATTCAAAACCATTCAATGCTGAGGGTCCAGCCTTCTACTCTTGGATACTTTTGTGCACAGGACAATCAAGGAAGAAGGTCTAAGATGATGAGATGACCATGTTTGTTTCTCTCACAATCTCTTACTGCCCCCACTGCTGGAAGCATTCTTTCAATCCCCATTCTTCCACACCACAGACTGCAATCATAGCCAGCTCCTAAGCAGCCCTATAAAGGAAGAAACCACTAGATCTCCAAAAAATGTCATCATAATTTACCTGAGCAAGGTGTGCTTGAGAGacattctcagtcttttttttcctggtaatcacagatctgcctgcttctgcacTTGACTGAGCTCCTCCAGGTCAGGGAGCTTATCTGGCTGCTCACAGAGTCCTCCGCACCCCACCCAGAGACTCCCACCTAGTAAGAGCTCAGTACTGCTTGTTGAATAAAGAGACTGGCAATTTACCATTTGCCTCTGATGTGTTTAATGGCACAAATGTGTCTAGCTTTGTGGTTACATGCGGTGTCCCCAACTATGCTATGGTGCTTCCGTCCTGTAAAGTCTGAATTCAGATATGATGACATTTTTAGAGACTGCTTTACGGTAAGGTTGTACCAGTTATTCCATTTCCTCTGGAGTTACCAAATGATGGGGTGGAAAGCAAGGGAAGTAGCAGCCACTGCAGCCTTTATAAATAAGACACTTCTCTAAGCTGAGGAACAGTGTGCAcagatggggaagggagggagaatgaCATGGGCTTCACAGACAGAGGTTAAGAGTAactgagctgggcgtggtggcttatgcctataatcccagcactttggaaggctgaggctggcggatcatctgaggtaggagttcgagaccagcctgaccaacgtggtgaaacctcatctctaatacaaaaagttagctgggtgtggttgcatgagcctgtaatcgcagctactcgggaggctgaggtaggagaatcacttgaacctggaaggcagaggttgcagtgagctaagactgtgccatcgcacttcagcctgggtgaaaatcgaaactccatctcaaaaagaaaaagagtaaccCCAGGAGGTGTTATGATTTAGAAATGACTGTCacggtgaaggggaggaaggcagcaaatcacgctgccatgtgtgtacctatgcaacaatcttgcacgttcttcacatgtaccccaaaacctaaaacgcaattaaaaaaaaaaaaagctgccccTGACCCTGAGGCCTTCTGGGGTTGGTATCCTGCTTTCTGGGAGTCTCTCTAAAGTCCTCCTGTTCCTTTTCTCAATATGGAAGCAGGCTAACGAGGAAAGGTGAGGCACGCCTGGAAATAGAACGCGGGTTTAAGCCAAGAGGGGTGGGCGGAGTAATCAAGCCGGTCTCCTTCGGTGCATTCACCATCGCCCTTTTAAGGGCTCCTTGGGAGCCGAGGgacacccaccccaccccaccctaccccaccAGGCTGCTGGAGTCCTGGGACCACCCGGGTCTGTGGCCCAAATCCTTCCTAGCTAGTGGAGAGGAGGCGGGCTTGGGCAGGATTGTGACATAAGATCGCCATGGTGACATGGAGCAGATCTAGACCCGAGCCTAATAAAGGTAGCATAAATAAAGGTGTCATAAAGGACAGGGCGGGGCGCATGCTTGTTAGGGACGTGAGTCTCTAGGCCCCAGAGGTGCGGGGCGCCAGCGCTTGTCAGGTCCCAGCTGCGTCTGTGGGCCCCATGGCCCCTACTCACGTGGCAACTATTGTGGCTACTAGTCCAGGAGGCTCAGCCTCTGGGGTGGGTCAAGGACCCGCTCCAGCTGACCTCTAACCCGCTGGGGCCGACTGAGCCCTGGTCTTCCCACTCCAATCTCCCATGGGAATCTCCCCATGTGCTTACTTTCCCCGCAGGCCCGGAGGCTTTGGTTACCTGGGGTCCTCTGCTTCCTCCCAGAGGTCAGCCCTGCCCCAGGAATCGACTGAAAATTTGGTTCCATTCCTGGACACGGATTCAGCTGGAGAGCTGTCCCCAGGGCCAGAGCCCTTCTAGTCTGCACACCCAGATCTGAATGACAAGCCGACTCGGCAAGAAAGGCTCCCAGAGGTGGGTCCAAGGCTGGACTGGGATCAGAACCAGACGCTAGTTCAGCCTCCTCGCCTCAAAAGTAAGGTTCAGACTACAGATCTAGATCAGGCTGCAGAGCATCAGGAAGATGAAATACTTGTTCCACCTCTAGACGGTAAGGATTCAAAAGCAACCGACTTTATAGTTTCTCCCAAGAACCTGAAGAAAGATCCAGCTCAGCATTGGAGGCTTGCTAAGGTTGTGGGAATTCCACGTCGATTCCACTTTCTCAATTCCATCTAGAGACCAAAACTCAAAATCCAGAGACCCTTGAAGAGATCCAGCCCGCTTCCCTACAGCAAGAAGCCTCAGCACAGTTTCCACAGGGAGAACCTTCTTCAACCCAGCAGGAGGCTCCAGCTCTGCCTTCACAGTCCCTTGAGGGGGTCCAGTCTTCTTCAACAGAGCAGGAGGCCGCTGTGCAGCAGTTACCTGCCTCTGAAGCGATCGTAGCTCACCCACTGACACAGCACGAGGTAGATGTTCCCTTTAAAAGTTGGTGTGACGCTCAGCACTCACACTTGCCCAATGTCACAGTCAAGCCTGTGGATGTGGAGCTTACGGGAACTCCAGAGCCAGGTAAGGAACTTACATCAAGCCAGGAACAGGCcacagctcagcctccagagcaccTCGAGGAGGTGAACTCTTCCTCAACCCAATTAGAGGCCCCAGCTCAGACACCAGAGCATCCTGAGGAGAGGAAACCTTCTGCATCCCAGCAAGAGACCTCAGCTGAGCCTCCAGGGCCTCCCATGGAGGCTGAACCTTCCCCCAGTGAGCAGGAGCAGCCAGCTCAGCCTTTTGAGTCCTCTGGGAAGCCTGAACCTTCTCAGACCCAGAAGGAgaccccagctcagcctcccaaagagatgAAACGTTCTGCAATCCAAGAGGAGGCCCCAACTGAGCCTCCAGGTCCTCCTATGGAGCCTGAACTTTTCCCCAGTGAGCAGGAGTAGCcagttcagccttctgagtttcCTGCAGGGGCTGAACCTACTCTGACCCAGCAGGaggccccagctcagcctccacaGTCCTCTATGGTAAGTCTAGCTCGAGATCCACCAAATCATGAGCTGCCAGTTCAACCTCCAGATGAGGATCAAGCTCACTATAACTTGCACAACATTACAATTAAACCTACAGATGTGGAGACTATCATAATTTCAGAGCCTATCAAGGAGACAGAATCTTCCCAAGCCCAGCAGCAGGTCCCGACTCAGCCTCTGATGGAGGTGGAACCTTCTGTAACTGAACAGGGGACCCAACTGAACCTCCAGGTCCTCCTATGGAGCCTGAACGTTCCCCCAGTGAGCAGGAGCAGCCAGCTCAGCCTTCTGAATCCTCTGGGGAGCTTGAACCTTCTCAGACCCAGGAGGAgaccccagctcagcctctcaaagagatGGAATCTTCTGCAATCTAAGAGGAGACCCCAACGGAGCCTCCAGGTCCTCCTATGGAGCCTGAACTTTCCCCCAGTGAGCAGGAACAGCCAGCTCAGCCTCTGAGTCTTCCAGGAAGGTTGAATCTTCTCCAGCCCAATAGGagtccccagcccagcctccagaatgtcATGAAGTAATAGTTTTACTGCAAGGTCACCATGAAGCTCAACATTCTGATTTGCCCAGTATCACTGTTACGCCCTCAGAGGTGCAGCTCACCATGGCAACAGAGCCTACTGCAGAGATGGGAACTTCTGCAATCCACCAGCAGGCTACAGCTCAGCTGTCAGGACCGATTAGGGATGGAGAACCTTCCCCCACCCAGCACGggtgcccacctctgcctccagagtcaTTGGAAGAGGTTGGACCTTTACCAATTCAACAGGAGACTTCAGTTCAACCTCCAGAACCTATTAAGGATGAGAACCCCTCTCCAACCCAGCAGGAGGCTGCAGTTGAGCATCAACAGACCCCTGAGGAGGTTGAATCTCCTCTAAACCAGCACGAGACCCCAGCTCTGACTCCACAGCTCCCTAATGAAGTTGTAGCTCAACCTCCAGAGCATCATGAGGTACCAGTTTCTCCTCTAAGTCACGACCAAGTCCAGCCTCCAACATTGCACAATGTCACTGTTAAACCTGTGGATCACATCATTACCATGACTCCATATTCCACTcatcatgttgaaattttaaccCAACAGGGGGCCCCAGCTCAGTTCTTAATGTCCCCTGAGCAGTTTCAATGTTTGTAAGAGATTATAATTCAGCAGCTAAATACCCCTGAAAATGATGAACTTCCTCCAGTCCGTCAAGAGCCCAGAATTCAGCCTCCAACTCAGCTCTCCACAGACTTTGAAAGTCCATTGAGTGATGAGGTGGTATTTTCACCTCTAGACCTGTCTCCAATATTCAGAAGTAAGTCACCGTTGCCTAATACCACAGTTAAAAATGTGGATCTGGAGCTTACCATACCTACAGCAGTCACTATGGAGGTTGAACCTTCTCCAGTCCAGCAGGACAACCATCCTATTCCCACTGAGCAGGCAGACATTTTTCTAGTCCAGCCTGATCTCCGTTCCCCACTTCTGCATTCTCCTGAAAAGATTAAATTTCCAGTCCAGCAAGAGGCCACAATTCAGACTCCAGATTCTCCTAAGGAGGTAGAACCTTCTCCAGTCTGGCAAGAGTTCCGAGCTGAATCACCATTGTCCCTTAAGGAGGTTGAACCATCTGTAACCCAGAAGGAAGCCTCAGGTCATCCTCCGAAGTTCACGGAAGAGATCAGCCCTCCACTGCAGCAGgagataccagctcagccatcaGAGCCACCTGGGAAGGTCGAACTATCTCTTGTCCTACAGCAGGACCCAACTCAGCTTTTAGAGCCACCTAAAGAGGTAGGATCCTCTCCAGTCCAGCAAGCAGTCCCTGCTCAGTCTTCAGAGCCCCCTATGGTGATAGAACCCTCTCTGACTCAGCGGATCTCCCCAACTTTGCCTCCAGAGTTGCCTGAAGAGGTGGAACCATCTCTAACTCAGCAGGACGTTCCAGCTCAGATTCCAGAGCCTCCTATGGAGGCAGAACCTTCTCCACCCCAGCAGGAGGCCATACTTCAGGCTCCAGAGCCCCCTAAGGAGGTGGAAACTTCAAGTCAGCAGATGGTCCCAGCTCAGGTTCCAGAGCCACCTAAGGAGGTTGCAGCTCAACCTCCAGCTCATTATGAGTTGACAATTCCAACACCAGGTCAGGATCAAGGTCAGCATTCGACATCGCCTAGTGTCACAGTTCAACCTTTGGACCTGGGACTTACCATCACTCCAGAATCCATGACAGAGGTTGAACTGTCTCCAACCATGCAGGAGactccaactcagcctcctaagaaagTTGTACCCCAACTTCCAGTATATCAAGAGGTAACAGTTCCAACACCAGGTCAGGATCAAGCTCAGCATCCAGTGTCACCCAGCGTTACAGTTCTACCTTTGGACCTGGGACTTACCATACCTCCAGAACCCACTACGGAGGTTGAACATTCTACACCCCTGAAGAAGACTGTAGTGACTCCAATGCACCCTAAGATGATACTTCCACATCCAGACGAAGTTCAGACTCAGCATTCAAACCTGACTCAAGCCACACTTCAACCTTTGGATCTGGGGTTCACCATCACTCCCGAATCCACTACAGAGGTTGAACCTTCCACAGCTACAGCTCCTCCTCCAAAACACCCTGAGGTGACACTTCCACCTTCAGACAAGGGTCAGACTCAGCATTCAAACCTGACTCAAGTCACAGTTCAGCCGCTGGACCTAGAGGTTACCATAACTACAGAACCTACTACAGAGGTTAAACCATCTCCAGCCACAGAGGAGACCTCAACTCAGCCTCCAGATCTGGGGCTTGCTATAACTCCAGAACCCACTACAGAGGCTGGACATTCTGCATCTGCAGCCCTGGAGAAGACTACAGCTACTCGTCCAGACCAGGTTCAGACTCAGTATCAAAACCTGACTGATGTCACAGGTCCACCTACTGATCTAGAACCTACTCAGGATTCATTGGTGTAGTCTGAAAGTTACATCCAAAATAAGACTTTAACCGCACCAGAGGAACAGGCCTCTGCAAGCACCAACATCTGTGAGCTCTGTACCTGCAGAGATGAGACGCTGTCGTGTACTGATCACTGCCCAAAGCGGAGGCTCCGCCACGTGCCTGTGCCAGAGCCCAAGACCTACAACGGCACCTTCACCGTCTTGTAAGAATCACCTTTCCTCCGTTGTCCTCTGTGTCCTGCCTGACATGGCAGCCTTTTCCTGGAGGTCTTCCTGGGCCTCCTTTATCTCCCCAAGCCATACGGACAGCTGACTTTCTGCTTTCATCTTTGCTCGTccactcctccttctcctcattcTCCTATACTGTTAGGCCCCTTCTCCAGTCGTTTGCTTGTGATTGCTCAGCAACATACATATTAAATGTGCAAACAAATTGCTGAGTAAAAGAAGTgatacaggaaaaacaaaagaaagaaagaaatgactgtCACAATTCTGTGGGCGATTGATTCCTTCACTATCTCCTCAAGGTTCTGTTTCTACCAATGTTCCAAAAGACAttcatcttccctccctctcttccacaCACAGCGTTACTCTGTGTTGGAAGTGGGAGACAGGCATGAATAAGATGTGTCTCTGCCTTCGGGCACTCACAGCAAGGTGGGAAGGAGTGGTGTGTCAGCAAGTAATTCTAATACAGGATGCTCTCTGGTTTGATTCCAGTGTGCTACAGTACGACAATCAACTAAGAAGAATAGAGAGTCTGATCCTGGCTTTACTACTACTTTTTAACAAGTCAACCCtaggttcctcatctgtaaaaggtaAATCATAATACTTACTTTACCTAACAAAGAGGGTTGAgttgtttcaaatatttattgagataatccATAAAAATGCACACTCAAAGGATAAAGTTCTATAGATGCCAAGCCTCCTTctctttatcatcatcatcacaccaCTATCAGCATTATGATTTCATCTATTtaaacatgtgtgtatgtgtgtgtgggggggtgggcaGAGACTGC
It contains:
- the LOC141584776 gene encoding LOW QUALITY PROTEIN: leucine-rich repeat-containing protein 37A2-like (The sequence of the model RefSeq protein was modified relative to this genomic sequence to represent the inferred CDS: substituted 1 base at 1 genomic stop codon), producing MEVEPSPVQQDNHPIPTEQADIFLVQPDLRSPLLHSPEKIKFPVQQEATIQTPDSPKEVEPSPVWQEFRAESPLSLKEVEPSVTQKEASGHPPKFTEEISPPLQQEIPAQPSEPPGKVELSLVLQQDPTQLLEPPKEVGSSPVQQAVPAQSSEPPMVIEPSLTQRISPTLPPELPEEVEPSLTQQDVPAQIPEPPMEAEPSPPQQEAILQAPEPPKEVETSSQQMVPAQVPEPPKEVAAQPPAHYELTIPTPGQDQGQHSTSPSVTVQPLDLGLTITPESMTEVELSPTMQETPTQPPKKVVPQLPVYQEVTVPTPGQDQAQHPVSPSVTVLPLDLGLTIPPEPTTEVEHSTPLKKTVVTPMHPKMILPHPDEVQTQHSNLTQATLQPLDLGFTITPESTTEVEPSTATAPPPKHPEVTLPPSDKGQTQHSNLTQVTVQPLDLEVTITTEPTTEVKPSPATEETSTQPPDLGLAITPEPTTEAGHSASAALEKTTATRPDQVQTQYQNLTDVTGPPTDLEPTQDSLVXSESYIQNKTLTAPEEQASASTNICELCTCRDETLSCTDHCPKRRLRHVPVPEPKTYNGTFTVL